In one window of Macadamia integrifolia cultivar HAES 741 chromosome 2, SCU_Mint_v3, whole genome shotgun sequence DNA:
- the LOC122060913 gene encoding probable beta-1,3-galactosyltransferase 8 isoform X1 gives MKLEKKIVLGLRRSIGTVCLLPGTDTAETKKMRGKPISGKAILALCIVSFLAGSLFARRKWNHVAETREFRLPVVRNRIEKLGQALRSTDCHHKSGKAEAYPGDIMEEVTKTHKAIQALDKTVSTLEMELAVARTSQKSIVGTRERAQKTLKKAFVVVGINTAFSSKKRRDSLRETWMPKGAKLKQLEREKGIVIRFVIGHAATPGGALDRSIDAEDAEHKDFLRLKHIEGYHELSTKTRLYFSMAVSIWDADFYVKVDDDIHVNLGMLMTTLSRYRSKPRIYIGCMKSGPVLSEKSAKYYEPEFWKFGEEGNKYFRHATGQIYAISKDLAAYISINAPILHRYANEDVSLGSWLIGLEVEHVDDRSMCCGTPPDCEWKAQTGNVCVASFDWSCSGICKSVERMKDVHNTCGEGDGAVWNVDLLTKS, from the exons atGAAGCTGGAGAAGAAGATAGTGTTAGGACTCCGGAGATCTATTGGAACAGTGTGTTTGCTTCCGGGGACTGACACTGCTGAGacaaagaaaatgagaggaaagCCAATATCTGGGAAAGCCATCTTGGCTCTGTGCATAGTTAGCTTCCTTGCAGGATCACTCTTTGCAAGAAGAAAGTGGAATCATGTGGCTGAGACTAGAGAATTTCGCCTTCCGGTTGTCCGAAATCGCATTGAGAAGCTTGGTCAGGCCTTGAGGAGTACTGACTGTCATCACAAGTCT GGAAAGGCTGAAGCATATCCTGGAGATATTATGGAAGAAGTCACAAAGACCCATAAAGCAATTCA AGCACTTGATAAAACAGTTTCAACATTAGAGATGGAATTAGCAGTAGCTCGTACAAGCCAAAAAAGTATTGTTGGTACAAGAGAAAGAGCCCAGAAAACCCTAAAGAAAGCATTTGTTGTGGTTGGAATCAATACTGCATTCAGCAGCAAGAAAAGGAGAGACTCCCTTAGGGAAACATGGATGCCTAAAG GAGCTAAACTTAAGCaattggagagagaaaaggggatAGTTATTCGGTTTGTAATTGGACATGCTGCGACACCGGGTGGTGCCCTCGACCGATCCATCGATGCAGAAGATGCAGAACATAAGGATTTCCTCCGACTCAAACACATTGAAGGTTACCATGAACTCTCCACAAAGACAAGGTTGTACTTTTCTATGGCAGTATCTATTTGGGATGCCGATTTCTATGTTAAAGTAGATGATGATATCCATGTCAATTTAG GTATGCTCATGACTACACTATCAAGATACCGGTCGAAGCCAAGGATTTATATTGGTTGCATGAAGTCTGGACCGGTTCTATCAGAAAA GAGTGCGAAATATTATGAGCCAGAATTTTGGAAATTTGGAGAGGAAGGGAACAAATATTTCAGACATGCCACTGGTCAAATATATGCCATTTCCAAAGATCTTGCTGCTTATATCTCTATCAATGC GCCTATATTGCATAGATACGCCAATGAGGATGTCTCCCTAGGATCATGGCTCATTGGCTTGGAAGTTGAACATGTTGATGACCGTTCGATGTGCTGTGGGACCCCTCCAG ATTGTGAATGGAAGGCTCAAACGGGAAACGTGTGTGTGGCATCATTTGATTGGTCATGCAGTGGAATATGCAAGTCTGTGGAGCGGATGAAAGATGTACACAACACATGTGGAGAAGGAGATGGAGCTGTTTGGAACGTTGATCTTTTGACCAAAAGCTAA
- the LOC122060913 gene encoding probable beta-1,3-galactosyltransferase 8 isoform X2 — MRGKPISGKAILALCIVSFLAGSLFARRKWNHVAETREFRLPVVRNRIEKLGQALRSTDCHHKSGKAEAYPGDIMEEVTKTHKAIQALDKTVSTLEMELAVARTSQKSIVGTRERAQKTLKKAFVVVGINTAFSSKKRRDSLRETWMPKGAKLKQLEREKGIVIRFVIGHAATPGGALDRSIDAEDAEHKDFLRLKHIEGYHELSTKTRLYFSMAVSIWDADFYVKVDDDIHVNLGMLMTTLSRYRSKPRIYIGCMKSGPVLSEKSAKYYEPEFWKFGEEGNKYFRHATGQIYAISKDLAAYISINAPILHRYANEDVSLGSWLIGLEVEHVDDRSMCCGTPPDCEWKAQTGNVCVASFDWSCSGICKSVERMKDVHNTCGEGDGAVWNVDLLTKS; from the exons atgagaggaaagCCAATATCTGGGAAAGCCATCTTGGCTCTGTGCATAGTTAGCTTCCTTGCAGGATCACTCTTTGCAAGAAGAAAGTGGAATCATGTGGCTGAGACTAGAGAATTTCGCCTTCCGGTTGTCCGAAATCGCATTGAGAAGCTTGGTCAGGCCTTGAGGAGTACTGACTGTCATCACAAGTCT GGAAAGGCTGAAGCATATCCTGGAGATATTATGGAAGAAGTCACAAAGACCCATAAAGCAATTCA AGCACTTGATAAAACAGTTTCAACATTAGAGATGGAATTAGCAGTAGCTCGTACAAGCCAAAAAAGTATTGTTGGTACAAGAGAAAGAGCCCAGAAAACCCTAAAGAAAGCATTTGTTGTGGTTGGAATCAATACTGCATTCAGCAGCAAGAAAAGGAGAGACTCCCTTAGGGAAACATGGATGCCTAAAG GAGCTAAACTTAAGCaattggagagagaaaaggggatAGTTATTCGGTTTGTAATTGGACATGCTGCGACACCGGGTGGTGCCCTCGACCGATCCATCGATGCAGAAGATGCAGAACATAAGGATTTCCTCCGACTCAAACACATTGAAGGTTACCATGAACTCTCCACAAAGACAAGGTTGTACTTTTCTATGGCAGTATCTATTTGGGATGCCGATTTCTATGTTAAAGTAGATGATGATATCCATGTCAATTTAG GTATGCTCATGACTACACTATCAAGATACCGGTCGAAGCCAAGGATTTATATTGGTTGCATGAAGTCTGGACCGGTTCTATCAGAAAA GAGTGCGAAATATTATGAGCCAGAATTTTGGAAATTTGGAGAGGAAGGGAACAAATATTTCAGACATGCCACTGGTCAAATATATGCCATTTCCAAAGATCTTGCTGCTTATATCTCTATCAATGC GCCTATATTGCATAGATACGCCAATGAGGATGTCTCCCTAGGATCATGGCTCATTGGCTTGGAAGTTGAACATGTTGATGACCGTTCGATGTGCTGTGGGACCCCTCCAG ATTGTGAATGGAAGGCTCAAACGGGAAACGTGTGTGTGGCATCATTTGATTGGTCATGCAGTGGAATATGCAAGTCTGTGGAGCGGATGAAAGATGTACACAACACATGTGGAGAAGGAGATGGAGCTGTTTGGAACGTTGATCTTTTGACCAAAAGCTAA
- the LOC122088986 gene encoding ethylene-responsive transcription factor ERF039-like has product MSLAEEETLVTGTNHEGPESISKNYPRKRSCQPESAFRGVRRRSWGRFVSEIRLPKKKTRVWLGSFVSPEMAARAYDSAAFFLRGKSATLNFPESAGSLPQPLSSSPRDIQLAAAKAALDPVTNQGRMAMVQPGSCNGSESSSDHWWGQDEELMSLFEDVKEAPIHSPLRLDSMALDFFSGEILDENGFSISSLQEW; this is encoded by the coding sequence atgTCCTTAGCAGAAGAAGAAACTCTTGTAACCGGGACAAATCATGAAGGACCTGAGTCAATATCAAAAAACTACCCAAGGAAACGGTCCTGCCAGCCGGAGTCGGCATTTCGAGGAGTTCGTAGACGCAGTTGGGGTCGTTTCGTCTCTGAGATTCGCTTACCAAAGAAGAAAACCAGAGTCTGGCTCGGTTCGTTCGTGTCGCCAGAGATGGCCGCGCGTGCCTACGACTCGGCCGCGTTCTTCTTAAGAGGTAAATCGGCTACGCTCAACTTTCCTGAGTCGGCAGGTTCGCTCCCTCAACCTCTCTCATCGTCACCTAGAGATATACAGTTAGCCGCCGCCAAAGCTGCTCTTGACCCGGTGACGAACCAGGGTAGAATGGCGATGGTCCAACCGGGGTCTTGTAACGGTTCTGAATCAAGCTCGGACCATTGGTGGGGACAAGATGAAGAGCTTATGAGCTTGTTTGAAGACGTGAAAGAGGCTCCTATCCACAGCCCGTTGAGGTTAGATTCAATGGCTCTAGATTTCTTTTCGGGCGAAATTCTTGATGAAAACGGGTTTTCCATTTCGTCTCTTCAAGAGTGGTGA